The following coding sequences lie in one Arachis ipaensis cultivar K30076 chromosome B05, Araip1.1, whole genome shotgun sequence genomic window:
- the LOC107641378 gene encoding uncharacterized protein LOC107641378, protein MIRSIGATTAMALLDGEGMGVDSPSKTRRHSDKTRDSGRQVPSPIRGRMESTLIPTLKLKERTIASIIKSDDDTLVILDLDEELVHILHCIKRNNRFVLPVSFNVDPSDIRHLKNSFGEVMTKLENKYKNVMNKVDTWKKALKEVASLSGHHFKDGHRYEHEIIKNIVEDISIKIGRLPLPVADFPVGLEFPVSKVISLLEMDSTDQVHMERIHGIGGIGKITLALALYNLIADNFEEEKVHILHCIKRNNRFVLPVFFNVYPSDVYHLKHSFGEAMAKLENTYNNVRNKADRWKKALKEVAGLSGHHFKDGHRYEHEFIKNIMEDISGKIVRLPLPVANFPVGLEFPMSKIISLLEMDSTDRIHMVGIHGIGGKGKISSCSL, encoded by the exons ATGATTCGATCAATTGGAGCCACCACCGCCATGGCTCTTCTCGACGGTGAGGGAATGGGAGTTGATTCACCTTCCAAAACTCGCCGGCATTCGGACAAGACAAGAGACAGTGGAAGACAGGTTCCTTCTCCAATCC GAGGGAGAATGGAATCAACACTCATACCgacattgaaattgaaagaaagaacTATTGCCAGTATCATAAAAAGTGATGATGATACTCTCGTCATTTTGGATTTGGACG agGAATTGGTCCATATTCTTCACTGCATCAAGAGAAACAATCGATTTGTTTTGCCGGTTTCCTTTAATGTGGATCCTTCTGATATTCGCCATCTGAAAAATAGTTTTGGAGAGGTAATGACTAAGCTTGAGAATAAATACAAGAATGTTATGAACAAGGTGGACACATGGAAGAAGGCTCTGAAAGAAGTAGCTAGTTTGTCTGGTCATCATTTCAAGGATGG GCATCGATATGAACATGAGATTATTAAAAACATCGTAGAAGACATTTCAATAAAGATTGGACGTCTACCTTTGCCAGTGGCTGACTTCCCTGTTGGACTTGAGTTTCCAGTGTCAAAAGTAATTTCCCTTTTAGAAATGGATTCTACTGATCAAGTTCACATGGAAAGGATACATGGAATTGGTGGCATAGGAAAAATAACACTTGCTCTTGCTCTTTATAACTTGATTGCTGACAATTTTGAAG aggAAAAGGTCCATATCCTTCACTGCATCAAGAGAAACAATCGGTTTGTTTTGCCAGTTTTCTTTAATGTGTATCCTTCTGATGTGTATCATCTGAAACATAGTTTTGGAGAAGCAATGGCTAAGCTTGAGAACACATACAATAATGTTAGGAACAAGGCAGACAGATGGAAGAAGGCTTTGAAAGAAGTAGCTGGTTTGTCTGGTCATCATTTCAAAGACGG GCATCGATATGAACATGAGTTTATTAAAAACATCATGGAAGACATTTCAGGAAAGATTGTTCGGCTACCTTTGCCAGTGGCTAACTTCCCTGTTGGACTTGAGTTTCCAATGTCAAAAATAATTTCCCTTTTGGAAATGGATTCTACTGATCGAATTCACATGGTAGGGATACATGGAATTGgtggaaaaggaaaaataagctCTTGCTCTTTATAA